A window of Mangifera indica cultivar Alphonso chromosome 11, CATAS_Mindica_2.1, whole genome shotgun sequence contains these coding sequences:
- the LOC123228853 gene encoding XIAP-associated factor 1-like isoform X2, producing MAMANASGETTKICSHCDRYIPSSNIDLHFVHCSRNLERCKECGDMIPKKHAEEHFLNTHAPVACSQCSETMEREILAIHKGENCPQRIVTCEFCEFPLPAIDLAEHQEVCGNRTELCHLCNRYIRLRERYNHEIRCTGVPENVVGPSSVGAAERDQGPQRRPPNDFSRKRLLLTIAITGIAVLLGSLFFHRKTESSQVH from the exons ATGGCGATGGCAAATGCATCTGGTGAAACCACAAAAATATGCAGTCACTG TGACAGATATATCCCATCTTCAAATATTGACTTGCATTTTGTACATTGCTCCCGGAACCTAGAAAGATGTAAAGAATGTGGTGATATGATTCCAAAAAAGCATGCTGAGGAGCATTTCTTAAACACCCATGCTCCG GTGGCCTGTTCTCAGTGCAGTGAGACAATGGAACGTGAAATTTTAGCAATTCATAAAGGTGAAAATTGTCCACAAAGGATTGTAACATGTGAGTTCTGTGAATTTCCGCTGCCTGCTATTGATCTCGCTGAGCATCAG GAAGTTTGTGGGAATCGTACAGAACTGTGTCATCTTTGTAACCGATATATTAGACTGCGGGAAAGATACAACCATGAAATTAGGTGCACAGGTGTCCCGGAAAATGTTGTGGGACCTTCCAG TGTGGGGGCAGCTGAGAGAGACCAAGGCCCTCAGAGGAGGCCACCAAATGACTTTTCGCGGAAACGACTCCTACTTACCATTGCAATCACAGGCATTGCTGTTCTATTAGGATCTCTTTTTTTCCATAGAAAGACGGAGAGCAGTCAAGTGCATTAG
- the LOC123228853 gene encoding XIAP-associated factor 1-like isoform X1, giving the protein MAMANASGETTKICSHCDRYIPSSNIDLHFVHCSRNLERCKECGDMIPKKHAEEHFLNTHAPVACSQCSETMEREILAIHKGENCPQRIVTCEFCEFPLPAIDLAEHQEVCGNRTELCHLCNRYIRLRERYNHEIRCTGVPENVVGPSRSVGAAERDQGPQRRPPNDFSRKRLLLTIAITGIAVLLGSLFFHRKTESSQVH; this is encoded by the exons ATGGCGATGGCAAATGCATCTGGTGAAACCACAAAAATATGCAGTCACTG TGACAGATATATCCCATCTTCAAATATTGACTTGCATTTTGTACATTGCTCCCGGAACCTAGAAAGATGTAAAGAATGTGGTGATATGATTCCAAAAAAGCATGCTGAGGAGCATTTCTTAAACACCCATGCTCCG GTGGCCTGTTCTCAGTGCAGTGAGACAATGGAACGTGAAATTTTAGCAATTCATAAAGGTGAAAATTGTCCACAAAGGATTGTAACATGTGAGTTCTGTGAATTTCCGCTGCCTGCTATTGATCTCGCTGAGCATCAG GAAGTTTGTGGGAATCGTACAGAACTGTGTCATCTTTGTAACCGATATATTAGACTGCGGGAAAGATACAACCATGAAATTAGGTGCACAGGTGTCCCGGAAAATGTTGTGGGACCTTCCAG GAGTGTGGGGGCAGCTGAGAGAGACCAAGGCCCTCAGAGGAGGCCACCAAATGACTTTTCGCGGAAACGACTCCTACTTACCATTGCAATCACAGGCATTGCTGTTCTATTAGGATCTCTTTTTTTCCATAGAAAGACGGAGAGCAGTCAAGTGCATTAG
- the LOC123229868 gene encoding probable rhamnogalacturonate lyase B isoform X2 has product MRRILQRFPRCSCCGFAMCSNFVSEGTDSGKQVLQNNTCPTMAPVRLHIQDRYVVLDNGILQVTLSKPGGIVTGIRYNGIDNLLEFRNKETNRGYWDLNWSPPGGKGMFDVIEGTNFRVIVEKEEQVELSFSRLWNSSLEGKYIPLNIDKRFIMLRGSSGFYSYAIYEHLQEWPAFSLDQTRFTFKLRKEMFRYMAIADNRQRHMPLPEDRMTGKGQPLAYPEAVLLVNATDPELQGEVDDKYQYSCESKDLRVHGWICYAPPVGFWVITPSYEFRSGGPMKQELSSHVFLSGHYAGKYMVTNFGPNEPWKKVFGPVFIYLNSAVNGDDPRWLWEDAKIKTMDEIQSWPYSFPASEDFQKSEQRGSVCGRLLVLDRYVSKDCIPANSAYVGLAPPGDVGSWQTECKDYQFWTKSDEEGYFSIPHVRTGNYNLYAWVPGFIGDFRHDAVVTITSGCNIELGDLVYEPPRDGPTLWEIGIPDRSAAEFYIPDPHPMYLNKLYVNHPERFRQYGLWSRYAELYPDEDLIYTIGVSDYRKDWLFAHVVRETGDTRQGTTWQIKFKLDKLDQSGNYKLRVAIASATLAELQVRVNDPNTNRPLFTTGLIGRDNAIARHGSHGLYWLYHVNIPATKLLEGENTIFLKQPRCQSPFQGFMYDYIRLEGPPSS; this is encoded by the exons ATGAGAAGGATTTTGCAGAGATTCCCTCGTTGTTCCTGTTGTGGCTTTGCCATGTGTAGCAATTTTGTGAGTGAAG GAACTGACAGTGGCAAACAAGTTCTGCAAAATAACACATGCCCCACCATGGCTCCTGTCCGGTTGCATATTCAAGATCGTTAT GTGGTGTTGGATAATGGTATACTCCAAGTCACATTATCAAAACCGGGTGGGATTGTTACTGGAATACGATATAATGGCATTGACAATTTGCTTGAATTTCGTAACAAGGAGACTAATAGAGG TTACTGGGATCTTAATTGGAGTCCACCAGGGGGAAAGGGAATGTTCGATGT GATCGAAGGAACAAATTTTAGGGTCATTGTTGAAAAAGAGGAACAAGTTGAACTCTCATTCTCAAGGTTGTGGAATTCCTCTCTTGAGGGAAAGTACATTCCcttaaacatagataaaag GTTCATTATGCTTCGTGGTTCATCGGGGTTTTACTCTTATGCAATTTATGAGCACTTACAGGAATGGCCTGCATTTTCTCTTGATCAGACCCGATTCACTTTCAAGCTCAGAAAAGAGAT GTTTCGCTATATGGCAATAGCAGATAACAGACAAAGACATATGCCCCTTCCTGAGGATCGAATGACTGGAAAAGGTCAACCCCTCGCTTATCCAGAAGCTGTCCTCCTTGTTAATGCCACAGATCCTGAGCTCCAAGGGGAG GTGGATGACAAGTATCAATATTCATGTGAAAGTAAAGATCTTAGGGTTCATGGATGGATATGCTATGCTCCCCCAGTAGGGTTCTGGGTAATTACACCTAGTTATGAGTTCCGATCTGGTGGACCAATGAAACAGGAACTTTCATCACAT GTGTTTCTTAGCGGTCACTATGCCGGAAAATATATGGTGACAAATTTTGGACCTAATGAACCATGGAAGAAAGTCTTTGGTCCAGTTTTTATCTATCTCAATTCTGCTGTTAATGGAGATGACCCACGTTGGCTTTGGGAGGATGCAAAAATAAAG ACGATGGATGAAATCCAAAGCTGGCCATACAGTTTTCCTGCATCTGAGGATTTTCAGAAGTCAGAACAACGAGGAAGTGTTTGTGGTAGACTACTAGTGTTAGACAG ATATGTAAGCAAAGACTGTATTCCGGCAAATAGTGCTTATGTTGGGCTGGCACCACCTGGAGATGTAGGCTCATGGCAAACAGAATGCAAG GACTACCAATTCTGGACCAAATCAGATGAGGAGGGCTATTTCTCCATACCACATGTACGTACTGGCAACTATAATCTTTATGCCTGGGTCCCTGGTTTCATTGGAGATTTTCGACATGATGCTGTTGTTACCATAACCTCAG GTTGTAATATTGAATTGGGCGATCTGGTATATGAGCCTCCAAGAGATGGGCCGACATTGTGGGAAATAGGCATCCCTGATCGTTCTGCTGCGGAGTTCTATATTCCTGACCCTCATCCTATGTATCTTAATAAACTATATGTCAATCATCCTGAAAG ATTCAGGCAGTATGGTTTATGGAGTAGATACGCAGAATTGTATCCTGATGAGGACTTGATATACACAATTGGTGTCAGTGACTATCGCAAGGATTGGCTCTTTGCTCACGTTGTCAG GGAGACAGGTGATACACGTCAAGGAACCACTTggcaaattaaattcaaacttgacaAGCTGGATCAGAGCGGTAACTACAAATTGCGAGTGGCAATTGCATCAGCAACCCTAGCTGAGTTGCAG GTCCGAGTTAATGATCCAAACACAAATCGTCCTCTGTTTACAACCGGACTGATCGGGAGGGACAATGCAATTGCAAGACATGGAAGTCATGGGCTTTATTGGCTGTACCATGTAAACATACCGGCTACTAAGCTTCTTGAAGGGGAGAATACCATCTTCCTTAAACAACCAAGATGCCAAAGCCCTTTCCAAGGGTTTATGTATGATTATATTCGTTTAGAAGGTCCCCCCAGCTCCTAA
- the LOC123229868 gene encoding probable rhamnogalacturonate lyase B isoform X1, translating to MRRILQRFPRCSCCGFAMCSNFVSEGTDSGKQVLQNNTCPTMAPVRLHIQDRYVVLDNGILQVTLSKPGGIVTGIRYNGIDNLLEFRNKETNRGYWDLNWSPPGGKGMFDVIEGTNFRVIVEKEEQVELSFSRLWNSSLEGKYIPLNIDKRFIMLRGSSGFYSYAIYEHLQEWPAFSLDQTRFTFKLRKEMFRYMAIADNRQRHMPLPEDRMTGKGQPLAYPEAVLLVNATDPELQGEVDDKYQYSCESKDLRVHGWICYAPPVGFWVITPSYEFRSGGPMKQELSSHVGPTSLVVFLSGHYAGKYMVTNFGPNEPWKKVFGPVFIYLNSAVNGDDPRWLWEDAKIKTMDEIQSWPYSFPASEDFQKSEQRGSVCGRLLVLDRYVSKDCIPANSAYVGLAPPGDVGSWQTECKDYQFWTKSDEEGYFSIPHVRTGNYNLYAWVPGFIGDFRHDAVVTITSGCNIELGDLVYEPPRDGPTLWEIGIPDRSAAEFYIPDPHPMYLNKLYVNHPERFRQYGLWSRYAELYPDEDLIYTIGVSDYRKDWLFAHVVRETGDTRQGTTWQIKFKLDKLDQSGNYKLRVAIASATLAELQVRVNDPNTNRPLFTTGLIGRDNAIARHGSHGLYWLYHVNIPATKLLEGENTIFLKQPRCQSPFQGFMYDYIRLEGPPSS from the exons ATGAGAAGGATTTTGCAGAGATTCCCTCGTTGTTCCTGTTGTGGCTTTGCCATGTGTAGCAATTTTGTGAGTGAAG GAACTGACAGTGGCAAACAAGTTCTGCAAAATAACACATGCCCCACCATGGCTCCTGTCCGGTTGCATATTCAAGATCGTTAT GTGGTGTTGGATAATGGTATACTCCAAGTCACATTATCAAAACCGGGTGGGATTGTTACTGGAATACGATATAATGGCATTGACAATTTGCTTGAATTTCGTAACAAGGAGACTAATAGAGG TTACTGGGATCTTAATTGGAGTCCACCAGGGGGAAAGGGAATGTTCGATGT GATCGAAGGAACAAATTTTAGGGTCATTGTTGAAAAAGAGGAACAAGTTGAACTCTCATTCTCAAGGTTGTGGAATTCCTCTCTTGAGGGAAAGTACATTCCcttaaacatagataaaag GTTCATTATGCTTCGTGGTTCATCGGGGTTTTACTCTTATGCAATTTATGAGCACTTACAGGAATGGCCTGCATTTTCTCTTGATCAGACCCGATTCACTTTCAAGCTCAGAAAAGAGAT GTTTCGCTATATGGCAATAGCAGATAACAGACAAAGACATATGCCCCTTCCTGAGGATCGAATGACTGGAAAAGGTCAACCCCTCGCTTATCCAGAAGCTGTCCTCCTTGTTAATGCCACAGATCCTGAGCTCCAAGGGGAG GTGGATGACAAGTATCAATATTCATGTGAAAGTAAAGATCTTAGGGTTCATGGATGGATATGCTATGCTCCCCCAGTAGGGTTCTGGGTAATTACACCTAGTTATGAGTTCCGATCTGGTGGACCAATGAAACAGGAACTTTCATCACATGTAGGCCCCACCTCCCTTGTT GTGTTTCTTAGCGGTCACTATGCCGGAAAATATATGGTGACAAATTTTGGACCTAATGAACCATGGAAGAAAGTCTTTGGTCCAGTTTTTATCTATCTCAATTCTGCTGTTAATGGAGATGACCCACGTTGGCTTTGGGAGGATGCAAAAATAAAG ACGATGGATGAAATCCAAAGCTGGCCATACAGTTTTCCTGCATCTGAGGATTTTCAGAAGTCAGAACAACGAGGAAGTGTTTGTGGTAGACTACTAGTGTTAGACAG ATATGTAAGCAAAGACTGTATTCCGGCAAATAGTGCTTATGTTGGGCTGGCACCACCTGGAGATGTAGGCTCATGGCAAACAGAATGCAAG GACTACCAATTCTGGACCAAATCAGATGAGGAGGGCTATTTCTCCATACCACATGTACGTACTGGCAACTATAATCTTTATGCCTGGGTCCCTGGTTTCATTGGAGATTTTCGACATGATGCTGTTGTTACCATAACCTCAG GTTGTAATATTGAATTGGGCGATCTGGTATATGAGCCTCCAAGAGATGGGCCGACATTGTGGGAAATAGGCATCCCTGATCGTTCTGCTGCGGAGTTCTATATTCCTGACCCTCATCCTATGTATCTTAATAAACTATATGTCAATCATCCTGAAAG ATTCAGGCAGTATGGTTTATGGAGTAGATACGCAGAATTGTATCCTGATGAGGACTTGATATACACAATTGGTGTCAGTGACTATCGCAAGGATTGGCTCTTTGCTCACGTTGTCAG GGAGACAGGTGATACACGTCAAGGAACCACTTggcaaattaaattcaaacttgacaAGCTGGATCAGAGCGGTAACTACAAATTGCGAGTGGCAATTGCATCAGCAACCCTAGCTGAGTTGCAG GTCCGAGTTAATGATCCAAACACAAATCGTCCTCTGTTTACAACCGGACTGATCGGGAGGGACAATGCAATTGCAAGACATGGAAGTCATGGGCTTTATTGGCTGTACCATGTAAACATACCGGCTACTAAGCTTCTTGAAGGGGAGAATACCATCTTCCTTAAACAACCAAGATGCCAAAGCCCTTTCCAAGGGTTTATGTATGATTATATTCGTTTAGAAGGTCCCCCCAGCTCCTAA
- the LOC123229868 gene encoding probable rhamnogalacturonate lyase B isoform X3, translating into MFDVIEGTNFRVIVEKEEQVELSFSRLWNSSLEGKYIPLNIDKRFIMLRGSSGFYSYAIYEHLQEWPAFSLDQTRFTFKLRKEMFRYMAIADNRQRHMPLPEDRMTGKGQPLAYPEAVLLVNATDPELQGEVDDKYQYSCESKDLRVHGWICYAPPVGFWVITPSYEFRSGGPMKQELSSHVGPTSLVVFLSGHYAGKYMVTNFGPNEPWKKVFGPVFIYLNSAVNGDDPRWLWEDAKIKTMDEIQSWPYSFPASEDFQKSEQRGSVCGRLLVLDRYVSKDCIPANSAYVGLAPPGDVGSWQTECKDYQFWTKSDEEGYFSIPHVRTGNYNLYAWVPGFIGDFRHDAVVTITSGCNIELGDLVYEPPRDGPTLWEIGIPDRSAAEFYIPDPHPMYLNKLYVNHPERFRQYGLWSRYAELYPDEDLIYTIGVSDYRKDWLFAHVVRETGDTRQGTTWQIKFKLDKLDQSGNYKLRVAIASATLAELQVRVNDPNTNRPLFTTGLIGRDNAIARHGSHGLYWLYHVNIPATKLLEGENTIFLKQPRCQSPFQGFMYDYIRLEGPPSS; encoded by the exons ATGTTCGATGT GATCGAAGGAACAAATTTTAGGGTCATTGTTGAAAAAGAGGAACAAGTTGAACTCTCATTCTCAAGGTTGTGGAATTCCTCTCTTGAGGGAAAGTACATTCCcttaaacatagataaaag GTTCATTATGCTTCGTGGTTCATCGGGGTTTTACTCTTATGCAATTTATGAGCACTTACAGGAATGGCCTGCATTTTCTCTTGATCAGACCCGATTCACTTTCAAGCTCAGAAAAGAGAT GTTTCGCTATATGGCAATAGCAGATAACAGACAAAGACATATGCCCCTTCCTGAGGATCGAATGACTGGAAAAGGTCAACCCCTCGCTTATCCAGAAGCTGTCCTCCTTGTTAATGCCACAGATCCTGAGCTCCAAGGGGAG GTGGATGACAAGTATCAATATTCATGTGAAAGTAAAGATCTTAGGGTTCATGGATGGATATGCTATGCTCCCCCAGTAGGGTTCTGGGTAATTACACCTAGTTATGAGTTCCGATCTGGTGGACCAATGAAACAGGAACTTTCATCACATGTAGGCCCCACCTCCCTTGTT GTGTTTCTTAGCGGTCACTATGCCGGAAAATATATGGTGACAAATTTTGGACCTAATGAACCATGGAAGAAAGTCTTTGGTCCAGTTTTTATCTATCTCAATTCTGCTGTTAATGGAGATGACCCACGTTGGCTTTGGGAGGATGCAAAAATAAAG ACGATGGATGAAATCCAAAGCTGGCCATACAGTTTTCCTGCATCTGAGGATTTTCAGAAGTCAGAACAACGAGGAAGTGTTTGTGGTAGACTACTAGTGTTAGACAG ATATGTAAGCAAAGACTGTATTCCGGCAAATAGTGCTTATGTTGGGCTGGCACCACCTGGAGATGTAGGCTCATGGCAAACAGAATGCAAG GACTACCAATTCTGGACCAAATCAGATGAGGAGGGCTATTTCTCCATACCACATGTACGTACTGGCAACTATAATCTTTATGCCTGGGTCCCTGGTTTCATTGGAGATTTTCGACATGATGCTGTTGTTACCATAACCTCAG GTTGTAATATTGAATTGGGCGATCTGGTATATGAGCCTCCAAGAGATGGGCCGACATTGTGGGAAATAGGCATCCCTGATCGTTCTGCTGCGGAGTTCTATATTCCTGACCCTCATCCTATGTATCTTAATAAACTATATGTCAATCATCCTGAAAG ATTCAGGCAGTATGGTTTATGGAGTAGATACGCAGAATTGTATCCTGATGAGGACTTGATATACACAATTGGTGTCAGTGACTATCGCAAGGATTGGCTCTTTGCTCACGTTGTCAG GGAGACAGGTGATACACGTCAAGGAACCACTTggcaaattaaattcaaacttgacaAGCTGGATCAGAGCGGTAACTACAAATTGCGAGTGGCAATTGCATCAGCAACCCTAGCTGAGTTGCAG GTCCGAGTTAATGATCCAAACACAAATCGTCCTCTGTTTACAACCGGACTGATCGGGAGGGACAATGCAATTGCAAGACATGGAAGTCATGGGCTTTATTGGCTGTACCATGTAAACATACCGGCTACTAAGCTTCTTGAAGGGGAGAATACCATCTTCCTTAAACAACCAAGATGCCAAAGCCCTTTCCAAGGGTTTATGTATGATTATATTCGTTTAGAAGGTCCCCCCAGCTCCTAA